A stretch of the Salminus brasiliensis chromosome 19, fSalBra1.hap2, whole genome shotgun sequence genome encodes the following:
- the elf2a gene encoding ETS-related transcription factor Elf-2a isoform X1, with amino-acid sequence MTSVVVIDGGGNILEYVTGEEEAQQEVCSDGVVVPGEEVECPAVIVEQVNSAEVEQCYAAQVLVCDDENTYVMQDVAEEQVVETELQDIGTVEVSVQDKTIEAAEALLHMDSPASLHGDHSPEEFLSEMEVEVSTEEMGPVADSITVLEQKDLQKRKRAGRKPKMPRTNCDGSLDLIYKRKSKESRGTTTYLWEFLLDLLQDKETCPKYIKWTEKEKGIFKLVDSKAVSKLWGKHKNKPDMNYETMGRALRYYYQRGILSKVEGQRLVYQFKEMPKDIVFIDDDIDDGVDKGKRQSPTAADCTTPKKRKGRVSPVLPSAPMISISSGPEGLVSLQQSPATTQTIPRTVRLAMQVPVLMTTAQGQKVSTLTISSPTGASPILTTASPIAGGNSTGKVVLQAVPTLVPAQGQNGERITLQLITLPAAPTKAGGPITLRTLAPVTGPAASAQVLQLAVPATVSTAVSSSVTVPALSTVVETISVPDTKPSLSMQDVKILKLEPMDSSVIQRLGTAVENTHTDQSSAQS; translated from the exons ATGACCTCTGTTGTGGTAATAGACGGTGGAGGGAACATACTGGAGTATGTCACTGGGGAAGAGGAGGCACAGCAG GAGGTGTGTTCTGATGGGGTGGTCGTACCCGGGGAGGAGGTGGAGTGTCCGGCAGTGATCGTGGAGCAGGTGAACAGTGCAGAGGTGGAGCAGTGCTACGCCGCTCAGGTGCTCGTCTGCGACGACGAGAACACGTATGTGATGCAGGATGTAGCTGAGGAGCAAGTGGTTGAGACCGAGCTGCAAGACATTGGCACAG tggAGGTCTCTGTTCAAGACAAAACCATTGAGGCCGCCGAAGCTCTGCTGCACATGGACTCTCCAGCCAGCCTGCATGGAGACCACAGTCCAG AGGAGTTCCTGTCTGAGATGGAGGTGGAAGTGAGCACTGAGGAGATGGGGCCAGTGGCAGATTCGATCACTGTGCTGGAGCAAAAAGATCTGCAGAAAAGGAAAAGAG CAGGAAGGAAACCTAAAATGCCACGAACTAACTGTGACGGTTCCTTGGATCTCATATACAAGAGAAAGTCGAAAGAAAGCCGGG GCACCACCACATATTTGTGGGAGTTTTTGCTGGACCTTCTGCAGGATAAAGAAACCTGCCCCAAGTACATCAAATGGACGGAGAAAGAAAAGGGCATATTCAAGCTGGTGGACTCCAAAGCTGTGTCCAAACTATGGGGGAAACATAAGAACAAGCCGGATATGAACTATGAAACAATGGGACGAGCGCTCAG GTATTACTACCAGCGAGGCATCCTTTCTAAGGTGGAAGGCCAGAGGCTGGTGTACCAGTTCAAGGAGATGCCCAAAGACATAGTTTTCATTGACGACGATATCGACGACGGCGTCGATAAGGGAAAAAGGCAGAGTCCGACTGCAGCCGACTGCACGACTCCAAAAAAGAGGAAGGGAAGAGTCTCTCCTGTGTTACCCTCAGCACCAATGATCAGCATCTCCTCAGGACCCGAAGGCCTTGTATCTCTGCAGCAGTCCCCTGCTACCACACAAACCATCCCCAG AACGGTGAGGCTGGCCATGCAGGTCCCGGTCCTCATGACGACAGCCCAGGGTCAGAAGGTCTCCACCTTAACCATCAGTTCACCCACCGGTGCCTCTCCCATCCTGACGACGGCCAGCCCGATCGCTGGGGGCAACAGTACAGGAAAAGTGGTTTTGCAGGCGGTGCCGACGCTGGTGCCGGCGCAGGGCCAGAACGGCGAGCGGATCACTCTCCAGCTCATCACGCTCCCGGCAGCTCCGACTAAAGCAGGCGGCCCCATCACCCTCCGCACACTTGCACCCGTCACGGGACCCGCCGCCAGCGCTCAAGTTCTGCAGCTGGCCGTCCCTGCCACAGTGAGCACCGCCGTGAGCTCCTCGGTGACGGTCCCTGCACTATCCACTGTCGTGGAGACAATCTCTGTGCCGGACACGAAGCCATCCTTGTCCATGCAGGACGTGAAGATCTTAAAGCTGGAGCCTATGGACAGCAGTGTGATTCAGAGGCTGGGAACAGCagtagagaacacacacacagatcagagcAGTGCGCAGAGCTGA
- the elf2a gene encoding ETS-related transcription factor Elf-2a isoform X2 has product MTSVVVIDGGGNILEYVTGEEEAQQEVCSDGVVVPGEEVECPAVIVEQVNSAEVEQCYAAQVLVCDDENTYVMQDVAEEQVVETELQDIGTVEVSVQDKTIEAAEALLHMDSPASLHGDHSPEEFLSEMEVEVSTEEMGPVADSITVLEQKDLQKRKRGRKPKMPRTNCDGSLDLIYKRKSKESRGTTTYLWEFLLDLLQDKETCPKYIKWTEKEKGIFKLVDSKAVSKLWGKHKNKPDMNYETMGRALRYYYQRGILSKVEGQRLVYQFKEMPKDIVFIDDDIDDGVDKGKRQSPTAADCTTPKKRKGRVSPVLPSAPMISISSGPEGLVSLQQSPATTQTIPRTVRLAMQVPVLMTTAQGQKVSTLTISSPTGASPILTTASPIAGGNSTGKVVLQAVPTLVPAQGQNGERITLQLITLPAAPTKAGGPITLRTLAPVTGPAASAQVLQLAVPATVSTAVSSSVTVPALSTVVETISVPDTKPSLSMQDVKILKLEPMDSSVIQRLGTAVENTHTDQSSAQS; this is encoded by the exons ATGACCTCTGTTGTGGTAATAGACGGTGGAGGGAACATACTGGAGTATGTCACTGGGGAAGAGGAGGCACAGCAG GAGGTGTGTTCTGATGGGGTGGTCGTACCCGGGGAGGAGGTGGAGTGTCCGGCAGTGATCGTGGAGCAGGTGAACAGTGCAGAGGTGGAGCAGTGCTACGCCGCTCAGGTGCTCGTCTGCGACGACGAGAACACGTATGTGATGCAGGATGTAGCTGAGGAGCAAGTGGTTGAGACCGAGCTGCAAGACATTGGCACAG tggAGGTCTCTGTTCAAGACAAAACCATTGAGGCCGCCGAAGCTCTGCTGCACATGGACTCTCCAGCCAGCCTGCATGGAGACCACAGTCCAG AGGAGTTCCTGTCTGAGATGGAGGTGGAAGTGAGCACTGAGGAGATGGGGCCAGTGGCAGATTCGATCACTGTGCTGGAGCAAAAAGATCTGCAGAAAAGGAAAAGAG GAAGGAAACCTAAAATGCCACGAACTAACTGTGACGGTTCCTTGGATCTCATATACAAGAGAAAGTCGAAAGAAAGCCGGG GCACCACCACATATTTGTGGGAGTTTTTGCTGGACCTTCTGCAGGATAAAGAAACCTGCCCCAAGTACATCAAATGGACGGAGAAAGAAAAGGGCATATTCAAGCTGGTGGACTCCAAAGCTGTGTCCAAACTATGGGGGAAACATAAGAACAAGCCGGATATGAACTATGAAACAATGGGACGAGCGCTCAG GTATTACTACCAGCGAGGCATCCTTTCTAAGGTGGAAGGCCAGAGGCTGGTGTACCAGTTCAAGGAGATGCCCAAAGACATAGTTTTCATTGACGACGATATCGACGACGGCGTCGATAAGGGAAAAAGGCAGAGTCCGACTGCAGCCGACTGCACGACTCCAAAAAAGAGGAAGGGAAGAGTCTCTCCTGTGTTACCCTCAGCACCAATGATCAGCATCTCCTCAGGACCCGAAGGCCTTGTATCTCTGCAGCAGTCCCCTGCTACCACACAAACCATCCCCAG AACGGTGAGGCTGGCCATGCAGGTCCCGGTCCTCATGACGACAGCCCAGGGTCAGAAGGTCTCCACCTTAACCATCAGTTCACCCACCGGTGCCTCTCCCATCCTGACGACGGCCAGCCCGATCGCTGGGGGCAACAGTACAGGAAAAGTGGTTTTGCAGGCGGTGCCGACGCTGGTGCCGGCGCAGGGCCAGAACGGCGAGCGGATCACTCTCCAGCTCATCACGCTCCCGGCAGCTCCGACTAAAGCAGGCGGCCCCATCACCCTCCGCACACTTGCACCCGTCACGGGACCCGCCGCCAGCGCTCAAGTTCTGCAGCTGGCCGTCCCTGCCACAGTGAGCACCGCCGTGAGCTCCTCGGTGACGGTCCCTGCACTATCCACTGTCGTGGAGACAATCTCTGTGCCGGACACGAAGCCATCCTTGTCCATGCAGGACGTGAAGATCTTAAAGCTGGAGCCTATGGACAGCAGTGTGATTCAGAGGCTGGGAACAGCagtagagaacacacacacagatcagagcAGTGCGCAGAGCTGA
- the elf2a gene encoding ETS-related transcription factor Elf-2a isoform X3: MATPFDDEPENQLDLLLKAVEVSVQDKTIEAAEALLHMDSPASLHGDHSPEEFLSEMEVEVSTEEMGPVADSITVLEQKDLQKRKRAGRKPKMPRTNCDGSLDLIYKRKSKESRGTTTYLWEFLLDLLQDKETCPKYIKWTEKEKGIFKLVDSKAVSKLWGKHKNKPDMNYETMGRALRYYYQRGILSKVEGQRLVYQFKEMPKDIVFIDDDIDDGVDKGKRQSPTAADCTTPKKRKGRVSPVLPSAPMISISSGPEGLVSLQQSPATTQTIPRTVRLAMQVPVLMTTAQGQKVSTLTISSPTGASPILTTASPIAGGNSTGKVVLQAVPTLVPAQGQNGERITLQLITLPAAPTKAGGPITLRTLAPVTGPAASAQVLQLAVPATVSTAVSSSVTVPALSTVVETISVPDTKPSLSMQDVKILKLEPMDSSVIQRLGTAVENTHTDQSSAQS, from the exons ATGGCGACTCCGTTTGACGATGAACCCGAAAACCAGCTGGATTTACTCCTCAAAGCCG tggAGGTCTCTGTTCAAGACAAAACCATTGAGGCCGCCGAAGCTCTGCTGCACATGGACTCTCCAGCCAGCCTGCATGGAGACCACAGTCCAG AGGAGTTCCTGTCTGAGATGGAGGTGGAAGTGAGCACTGAGGAGATGGGGCCAGTGGCAGATTCGATCACTGTGCTGGAGCAAAAAGATCTGCAGAAAAGGAAAAGAG CAGGAAGGAAACCTAAAATGCCACGAACTAACTGTGACGGTTCCTTGGATCTCATATACAAGAGAAAGTCGAAAGAAAGCCGGG GCACCACCACATATTTGTGGGAGTTTTTGCTGGACCTTCTGCAGGATAAAGAAACCTGCCCCAAGTACATCAAATGGACGGAGAAAGAAAAGGGCATATTCAAGCTGGTGGACTCCAAAGCTGTGTCCAAACTATGGGGGAAACATAAGAACAAGCCGGATATGAACTATGAAACAATGGGACGAGCGCTCAG GTATTACTACCAGCGAGGCATCCTTTCTAAGGTGGAAGGCCAGAGGCTGGTGTACCAGTTCAAGGAGATGCCCAAAGACATAGTTTTCATTGACGACGATATCGACGACGGCGTCGATAAGGGAAAAAGGCAGAGTCCGACTGCAGCCGACTGCACGACTCCAAAAAAGAGGAAGGGAAGAGTCTCTCCTGTGTTACCCTCAGCACCAATGATCAGCATCTCCTCAGGACCCGAAGGCCTTGTATCTCTGCAGCAGTCCCCTGCTACCACACAAACCATCCCCAG AACGGTGAGGCTGGCCATGCAGGTCCCGGTCCTCATGACGACAGCCCAGGGTCAGAAGGTCTCCACCTTAACCATCAGTTCACCCACCGGTGCCTCTCCCATCCTGACGACGGCCAGCCCGATCGCTGGGGGCAACAGTACAGGAAAAGTGGTTTTGCAGGCGGTGCCGACGCTGGTGCCGGCGCAGGGCCAGAACGGCGAGCGGATCACTCTCCAGCTCATCACGCTCCCGGCAGCTCCGACTAAAGCAGGCGGCCCCATCACCCTCCGCACACTTGCACCCGTCACGGGACCCGCCGCCAGCGCTCAAGTTCTGCAGCTGGCCGTCCCTGCCACAGTGAGCACCGCCGTGAGCTCCTCGGTGACGGTCCCTGCACTATCCACTGTCGTGGAGACAATCTCTGTGCCGGACACGAAGCCATCCTTGTCCATGCAGGACGTGAAGATCTTAAAGCTGGAGCCTATGGACAGCAGTGTGATTCAGAGGCTGGGAACAGCagtagagaacacacacacagatcagagcAGTGCGCAGAGCTGA